In Bradyrhizobium guangxiense, the following are encoded in one genomic region:
- a CDS encoding winged helix-turn-helix transcriptional regulator, translated as MPGFTCGLDATLRVIAGKWKPLILYFLAQDGPTRYGELRRAIRDVSDKVLIQQLKELEADGLVKRTDYKEVPPRVDYSLTSLGHSLAQALVPLCAWGTEHMAEVSQVFAERATWTRRERPPAV; from the coding sequence TTGCCCGGCTTCACCTGCGGCTTAGATGCGACCCTGCGGGTCATCGCCGGCAAGTGGAAGCCGCTGATCCTGTACTTCCTCGCCCAGGATGGACCGACCCGTTACGGCGAGCTCCGGCGCGCCATACGCGACGTCAGCGACAAGGTGCTGATCCAGCAGCTGAAGGAGCTGGAGGCCGATGGCCTCGTCAAGCGGACCGACTACAAGGAGGTGCCGCCGCGGGTGGACTATAGCCTCACTTCCTTGGGGCACAGCCTCGCCCAGGCTCTCGTGCCGCTCTGCGCGTGGGGCACGGAGCACATGGCGGAAGTCAGCCAGGTGTTCGCCGAACGGGCGACCTGGACGCGGCGAGAACGTCCGCCGGCTGTCTAG
- a CDS encoding tetratricopeptide repeat protein, translating into MAVRFPFARILCLAVVLGAIGLAPTHAQQVEPPGKQKQLPEAPAKLPKVDRTKNLDFLFGALKAAPDEVSAKHVEARIWAIWLQTPSDTAALLMSRAKTAVDAKKIEVAIKLLDSVIKLRPDYIEAWNRRATLYYMQNDYGRSLADIQQVLIREPRHFGALAGLGMIMQEVGDEKRALDAYRKALAVNPHLEKIPDQVKALTEKVEGRDI; encoded by the coding sequence ATGGCAGTGAGATTCCCTTTTGCGCGCATTTTGTGTCTGGCCGTCGTGCTGGGAGCCATTGGGCTCGCGCCAACCCACGCGCAGCAGGTTGAGCCGCCCGGCAAGCAGAAGCAGCTCCCCGAGGCGCCGGCCAAGCTGCCCAAGGTCGATCGCACCAAGAATCTCGATTTCCTGTTCGGCGCCTTGAAGGCGGCGCCCGACGAGGTCAGCGCCAAGCATGTCGAGGCGCGGATCTGGGCGATCTGGTTGCAGACCCCAAGCGACACCGCGGCGCTGTTGATGTCACGCGCCAAGACCGCGGTCGATGCGAAGAAGATCGAGGTCGCGATCAAGCTGCTCGATTCGGTGATCAAGCTCAGGCCCGACTACATCGAGGCCTGGAACCGGCGCGCCACGCTCTATTACATGCAGAACGACTATGGCCGGTCGCTTGCGGACATCCAGCAAGTGCTGATCCGGGAGCCGCGCCATTTCGGCGCGCTCGCGGGCCTCGGCATGATCATGCAGGAGGTCGGGGACGAAAAGCGCGCGCTCGATGCCTATCGCAAGGCGCTTGCCGTCAATCCGCATCTCGAAAAGATCCCCGACCAGGTCAAGGCGCTGACCGA
- a CDS encoding YbaK/EbsC family protein: MSLESVRAFFAEKAPDITVIESPISSATVSLAAEAYGVEPGMIAKTLSLRVGERVILIVAAGTSRMDNKKVKAQFGGKPKMLGLEEVADITGHEVGGVCPFGLKSPLPVYCDISLKAFDVVVPAAGSTHSAVRITPDRMAELTAAEWVDVCDVRP, translated from the coding sequence ATGAGCCTGGAATCCGTTCGCGCCTTCTTCGCCGAGAAAGCCCCCGACATCACCGTCATCGAATCCCCGATCAGCTCGGCCACCGTGTCGCTGGCGGCCGAAGCCTATGGCGTCGAGCCCGGAATGATCGCCAAGACGCTGAGCTTGCGCGTCGGCGAACGCGTGATCCTGATCGTGGCCGCCGGCACCTCGCGGATGGACAACAAGAAGGTGAAGGCGCAGTTCGGCGGCAAGCCGAAAATGCTGGGGCTGGAGGAGGTCGCCGACATCACCGGGCACGAGGTCGGCGGCGTCTGCCCGTTCGGGCTGAAGTCGCCGCTGCCGGTCTATTGCGACATCTCACTGAAGGCCTTCGATGTGGTGGTGCCGGCCGCGGGCTCGACCCACAGCGCGGTGCGCATCACCCCCGACCGCATGGCCGAGCTGACCGCCGCCGAATGGGTCGATGTCTGTGACGTCAGGCCGTAA
- the ykgO gene encoding type B 50S ribosomal protein L36, translating into MKVRNSLKSLRGRHRANRLVRRKGRVYVINKVQRRFKARQG; encoded by the coding sequence ATGAAGGTCCGTAACTCGCTGAAATCGCTGCGCGGTCGCCATCGCGCCAACCGCCTGGTCCGCCGCAAGGGCCGGGTCTATGTGATCAACAAGGTGCAGCGCCGCTTCAAGGCTCGCCAGGGCTGA
- a CDS encoding adenylate/guanylate cyclase domain-containing protein, which yields MPDDKVKRRLTTVLCADVYGYSRLMEADETGTLETLRRYRTAIARLVERHDGRIVNTWGDAVIAEFASVVEAVQCAVEIQQEISSQASDAPEASPMQFRIGINLGDVMVDGTDIYGDGVNIASRLQELAEPGGVVISSSVYDQVHNKLSVGFDCLGERPLKNIAPLTSYRLTLGGQAAGPGNFPIEQRAAPPESARAPRLDDRRAPSSATNVVSDWLTRLPRPVAAALTVSAFLILINLFTSNRIWFHWPVAAILFGVVLRMTLGHRPESDSRTER from the coding sequence ATGCCCGACGACAAGGTAAAGCGACGACTGACCACCGTGCTGTGCGCTGACGTGTACGGCTATTCTCGCCTTATGGAAGCGGACGAAACCGGAACGTTGGAGACACTCCGCCGCTACCGCACGGCCATTGCACGATTGGTCGAGCGCCATGACGGCCGCATCGTCAATACCTGGGGCGATGCCGTGATCGCGGAGTTCGCCAGCGTCGTCGAGGCCGTGCAATGCGCGGTCGAGATCCAGCAGGAGATCTCCAGTCAGGCCTCGGACGCGCCGGAGGCGAGCCCGATGCAGTTTCGCATCGGCATCAACCTCGGCGACGTGATGGTGGACGGCACCGACATCTATGGCGACGGGGTCAATATCGCTTCGCGCCTGCAAGAGCTCGCCGAACCCGGCGGCGTCGTGATCTCGAGCTCCGTCTACGATCAGGTGCACAACAAACTATCCGTCGGCTTCGACTGCCTCGGCGAGCGTCCCCTGAAGAACATCGCTCCCCTGACGAGCTATCGGTTGACGCTGGGTGGCCAAGCAGCCGGGCCGGGAAACTTCCCGATCGAGCAACGTGCAGCGCCTCCGGAGAGCGCGCGGGCTCCGCGATTGGACGACAGGCGCGCGCCGTCTTCGGCAACGAATGTCGTCTCGGATTGGCTGACAAGGCTGCCCCGCCCGGTTGCAGCGGCCCTCACGGTGTCAGCCTTCCTGATCCTGATCAATCTGTTCACCAGCAACAGGATCTGGTTTCATTGGCCAGTCGCAGCCATTCTGTTCGGCGTCGTCTTGCGAATGACGCTTGGACACCGACCTGAATCGGACAGCAGGACGGAGCGCTGA
- a CDS encoding amidohydrolase family protein: MPKLKLPDIDNVVAIDIHTHAEEPCGCHPDDGYDDFQAQMAEYFKSPNKHPPTVPETAAYYRSKNIAAVIFPVDAEREPGFRRYNNYEMLEVASDHLDVLIPFVSIDPHKGKLGAREARKLIEEYGVRGFKFHPTMQGFYANDRMAYPLYEEINNGGAIALFHTGQTGVGSGMPGGMGMRLKYSNPMYMDDVAADFPDLKIILAHPSFPWQEEALSVATHKPNVYIDLSGWSPKYFPPILVRYINSILQDKMLFGSDWPVITPDRWLSDFAKIDIRDEIRPKVLKANARKLLGI; this comes from the coding sequence ATGCCGAAGCTGAAGCTGCCTGATATCGACAATGTCGTCGCCATCGACATCCACACCCATGCCGAGGAGCCCTGCGGCTGTCATCCCGACGACGGCTATGACGACTTCCAGGCGCAGATGGCGGAATATTTCAAGTCGCCGAACAAGCATCCGCCGACGGTGCCGGAGACCGCGGCCTATTACCGCTCCAAGAACATCGCCGCGGTGATCTTCCCGGTCGATGCCGAGCGCGAGCCCGGCTTCCGCCGCTACAACAATTACGAGATGCTGGAGGTCGCTTCCGACCATCTCGACGTCCTTATCCCCTTCGTCTCGATCGATCCCCACAAGGGCAAGTTAGGGGCGCGCGAGGCGCGCAAGCTGATCGAGGAATACGGCGTCCGCGGCTTCAAATTCCACCCGACCATGCAGGGCTTCTACGCCAACGACCGCATGGCCTATCCGCTCTATGAAGAGATCAACAATGGCGGCGCGATCGCGCTGTTTCATACCGGGCAGACCGGCGTCGGCTCGGGCATGCCCGGCGGCATGGGCATGCGGCTGAAATATTCCAACCCGATGTACATGGACGACGTCGCGGCCGATTTCCCCGACCTCAAGATCATCCTCGCCCACCCCTCCTTCCCCTGGCAGGAAGAGGCGCTTTCGGTCGCGACCCACAAGCCGAACGTCTATATCGACCTCTCGGGCTGGTCGCCCAAGTATTTCCCGCCGATCCTGGTGCGCTACATCAACTCGATCCTGCAGGACAAGATGCTGTTCGGCTCGGACTGGCCGGTGATCACGCCGGACCGCTGGCTGTCGGACTTCGCCAAGATCGATATTCGCGACGAGATCCGGCCGAAGGTGCTGAAGGCAAACGCGCGCAAGCTGCTGGGGATCTAA
- a CDS encoding haloacid dehalogenase type II, with protein sequence MRINAVVFDAYGTLYDIQSVAEITEDAFPGYGEIITQVWRIKQLEYTWLRSLMRRYQDFAAVTRDSLAYTLRVLGLDYEKDAFERVIEKYLHLDLYPDATTALTALKPRKLAILSNGNPDMLNALVHNTKLDRLLDATISVDAKKIFKPSPAAYELIGEELGTAPEEVLFVSSNPWDVAGAKSFGLNVAWIERVTPEAMALACVETELVAPLTMFKAIRTQMDELGFAPDYRVRALSELPMIA encoded by the coding sequence ATGAGAATCAACGCCGTCGTCTTCGATGCCTACGGAACACTCTACGACATCCAGTCGGTCGCCGAGATCACCGAGGATGCGTTTCCGGGCTATGGCGAGATCATCACGCAGGTCTGGCGGATCAAGCAGCTCGAATACACCTGGTTGCGCTCGCTGATGCGGCGCTACCAGGATTTTGCGGCCGTGACGCGGGACTCGCTGGCCTATACGCTGCGCGTGCTCGGGCTTGACTACGAGAAGGACGCGTTCGAGCGCGTGATCGAGAAGTACCTGCATCTCGATCTGTACCCGGATGCGACCACAGCGCTCACCGCGCTGAAGCCGCGAAAGCTTGCCATCCTCTCCAATGGCAACCCGGACATGCTGAATGCGCTGGTGCACAACACCAAGCTCGACCGCCTGCTCGACGCGACCATCAGCGTGGACGCGAAGAAGATCTTCAAGCCGAGCCCGGCGGCCTATGAGCTGATCGGCGAAGAGCTCGGCACCGCGCCTGAAGAGGTGCTGTTCGTGTCCTCCAATCCCTGGGACGTGGCGGGGGCAAAGTCGTTCGGGCTGAACGTCGCCTGGATCGAGCGAGTGACGCCGGAAGCCATGGCGCTGGCTTGCGTCGAGACTGAACTCGTGGCACCGCTCACGATGTTCAAGGCGATCCGCACCCAGATGGACGAGCTTGGCTTTGCGCCGGATTATCGTGTCCGCGCGCTCTCCGAGCTGCCGATGATTGCTTAG
- a CDS encoding SDR family NAD(P)-dependent oxidoreductase, translating to MSRLKGKTAVVTGGGTGIGFGAAKRFVDEGAFVYLFGRRQEQLDAAVAKLGSSARAVRGSVTDLADLDRLYATVKAERGGLDILFANAGTGLFAPLGEITVEHYDHIFDVNVKGLVFTVQKALPLMMKGASIILTGSSTGVMGTPQFSIYSATKAAIRNLARSWAQDLRGTGIRVNVLSPGPTKTELALEIVGEEAFDALGSATPIGRVGDPSETGAVAAFLASSDSSYMTGGEVFVDGGLAQV from the coding sequence ATGAGCAGACTAAAAGGCAAGACGGCAGTGGTAACCGGCGGCGGCACCGGCATCGGATTTGGCGCGGCGAAACGGTTCGTCGACGAAGGCGCCTTCGTCTATCTGTTCGGCCGGCGACAGGAGCAGCTCGACGCCGCCGTGGCGAAGCTGGGATCCTCGGCGCGAGCGGTCAGGGGCTCGGTGACGGATCTGGCCGATCTCGACCGGCTCTATGCGACGGTGAAGGCCGAACGGGGCGGGCTCGACATTCTGTTCGCCAATGCCGGCACCGGGTTATTCGCGCCGCTCGGTGAGATCACGGTCGAGCATTACGATCATATCTTCGACGTCAATGTGAAGGGGCTGGTGTTCACGGTGCAGAAAGCCCTGCCGCTGATGATGAAGGGAGCGTCGATCATCCTCACCGGGTCGAGCACGGGTGTGATGGGAACGCCGCAATTCAGCATCTACAGCGCGACCAAGGCCGCGATCCGCAATCTGGCGCGGAGCTGGGCACAGGACCTGCGCGGCACCGGTATCCGCGTCAACGTGCTGTCACCAGGGCCGACCAAGACGGAGCTGGCACTGGAGATTGTCGGCGAGGAAGCCTTCGATGCGCTTGGGAGCGCCACGCCCATCGGGCGTGTCGGCGATCCCTCCGAGACGGGCGCGGTGGCGGCGTTCCTGGCGTCGTCGGACAGCAGCTACATGACCGGCGGCGAGGTCTTCGTCGATGGAGGCCTCGCGCAAGTCTGA
- a CDS encoding glycosyltransferase family 87 protein, whose amino-acid sequence MTSLAPAFPSASVRIYAAFTVMAAAVLLVVVVLDFQLAAAQSFPSFVLDPGGFPVGRDFLNTWMGGRSAFSGGPADWFDFDVYMAALAKVTGIPGLAPMYWSYPPHLLFLIWPFGLLGFLPSYIAWCVAGLALYVWAAASCGVERKYWPFLAVAPAVTVNIFLGQNGFLTAALLIGGLANLDRRPILAGILFGFLTIKPQLGLLLPILLVLRGHWRVIGSAVVTTALLVAATAAWLGPEIWMEYWRKVAPQQHELLEVAGVMGWPIVASALINARLAGVPADLAWVVQGVASVSAVGAVVWTFWRKRDPVLSLALFVTATFLFSPWIMNYDMVVFGWIVALLRQRENETLADQILSLALWMLPILMFPFGFAKMPIAGLILPLFAARILWRLANDTSQPVSLATSPAST is encoded by the coding sequence ATGACAAGCTTGGCACCGGCGTTCCCCTCGGCATCAGTCAGGATCTATGCCGCCTTCACCGTAATGGCTGCGGCCGTTCTGCTGGTCGTCGTCGTACTGGACTTCCAACTGGCGGCAGCCCAGTCGTTCCCATCCTTTGTGCTTGACCCCGGTGGTTTTCCGGTCGGTCGTGATTTTCTGAACACTTGGATGGGTGGCCGATCGGCCTTCTCCGGCGGTCCTGCGGACTGGTTTGATTTCGACGTCTACATGGCTGCCCTGGCGAAGGTGACCGGCATCCCCGGTTTAGCACCGATGTATTGGTCGTATCCGCCGCATCTTCTGTTTCTCATCTGGCCCTTCGGCTTGCTTGGCTTTCTTCCGTCGTACATCGCGTGGTGCGTCGCCGGGCTTGCCCTCTACGTTTGGGCGGCAGCATCGTGTGGTGTCGAACGAAAATACTGGCCGTTTCTGGCGGTCGCCCCTGCCGTTACGGTTAACATATTCCTTGGCCAAAATGGTTTTCTGACCGCTGCGCTCCTCATCGGTGGCCTGGCGAATCTCGATCGGCGACCGATACTGGCTGGAATCTTGTTTGGTTTTTTGACCATCAAGCCGCAACTCGGGCTCCTGCTCCCGATCTTGTTGGTGCTGAGAGGGCACTGGCGCGTCATTGGCTCAGCCGTCGTGACAACGGCGCTGCTTGTCGCTGCGACTGCAGCGTGGCTTGGGCCGGAAATCTGGATGGAATATTGGCGCAAGGTCGCGCCACAACAGCACGAACTGCTCGAGGTGGCAGGTGTCATGGGCTGGCCGATCGTTGCCTCAGCCTTGATCAACGCCCGCCTTGCCGGTGTCCCGGCTGATCTGGCCTGGGTGGTGCAAGGTGTGGCGTCGGTATCTGCGGTCGGTGCGGTGGTTTGGACGTTCTGGCGCAAGCGCGATCCGGTGCTCTCACTGGCGCTCTTCGTGACCGCGACCTTCTTGTTTTCACCTTGGATCATGAACTACGACATGGTTGTGTTCGGATGGATTGTCGCGCTCCTGCGTCAGCGCGAAAACGAAACGTTGGCCGATCAAATTCTTTCGCTGGCGCTATGGATGTTGCCCATTCTGATGTTTCCATTTGGCTTCGCGAAAATGCCCATTGCTGGACTGATCCTGCCGTTGTTCGCCGCTCGTATTCTATGGCGGTTGGCCAATGATACCTCGCAGCCCGTCTCGCTGGCGACGTCGCCAGCTTCGACTTGA